One Streptomyces dangxiongensis genomic window, GCCCGTATCCGGCGGCCTGCCAGGTGTGGTGCGCGGTCTCGTTGCGGACCAGCACCATGGCGTCCGCGCGCCGGCCGCCGAGGCGTACGAAGCGCTCCTCGGCGGCGGCCAGCAGCGCCGAGCCGATGCCCTGCCGCCGCCACCGCGGGTGCACCGCGAGCCGGTGCAGATGGCACCGCCAGCCGTCGAAGCCGGCGATCACCGTGCCGACCAGCTCGCCGTCCCGCTCGGCGACGAGGAGCGCCCCGGGGTCGCGGCCGACCAGGTGTTCCACCCCGGCGCGGTCGTCGCTGATGCTCGTACCCTCGGCGGCCGTCCGCCAGAAGGCCAGGACCGAGTCGAGGTCGTCGGGCACGGCGGCACGTATACGCGAATCGTTCATACGATCATCGTGCGGGTCGCC contains:
- a CDS encoding GNAT family N-acetyltransferase codes for the protein MNDSRIRAAVPDDLDSVLAFWRTAAEGTSISDDRAGVEHLVGRDPGALLVAERDGELVGTVIAGFDGWRCHLHRLAVHPRWRRQGIGSALLAAAEERFVRLGGRRADAMVLVRNETAHHTWQAAGYGPEEHWRRWVKPLAG